A single window of Pectobacterium parmentieri DNA harbors:
- the cas3f gene encoding type I-F CRISPR-associated helicase Cas3f has product MNILLISECNKRALVETRRILDQFAERKGERSWQTAITLEGLNTLRKLLRKTARRNTAVACHWIRSTNHTELLWVVGNLRRFNAQGSVPTNTTSRDVLRTKDENPWHSAEVFSLLAAIAGLFHDVGKANALFQAGLSGTGPHSQPYRHEWVSLRLFQAFVGEQDDKAWLTMLSTITPEAEVALLATLQHDKPTFSDSPFRTLPPLAQTVAWLIVSHHRLPVFNKAVELAPNSSEPQLSFAETWLTDHTSAQWNAINHYKTHWTSSEREQNWQFPNGTPLRSAVWREKARKFAGRALKLPAFMYFSQLDQRLTVHLARLALMLADHHYSAGAATLGWQDITYPVWANTDRKTREYKQRLDEHCVGVGQNALLLGRSLPHLRDTLPAITRHKGFRQRSTHPRFRWQDRAFDLAGSIRETTKQHGFFGINMASTGRGKTFANARIMYGLSDEAIGCRFSVALGLRTLTLQTGDALRQRLKLDEDDLAVLIGSQAVQDLHEMRKENQQRQQNTPQTGSESADPLFSEHQYVRYDGSLDDGRLKAWLERSPTLHQLLSAPVLITTIDHLMPATEGLRGGHQIAPMLRLLTSDLVLDEPDDFGLEDLPALCRLVNWAGMLGSRVLLSSATLPPALIRALFDAYLDGRAAWQQAYGTPNAPLNVCCGWFDEFDCQHAQYGDVKDFMIKHDAFVHQRLKNLTKDELPLRFATIVPVSSPSKNADDVHLAVAQAIHPRILDLHSQHHQQHESGKTVSLGLVRMANIDPLVAATRQLLSIPSPPDTCIHYCVYHSQHPLAMRSYIEQRLDAALMRNDADALWQVEEIRQAIEKAPQQHHVFVVLATSVAEVGRDHDYDWAIVEPSSMRSLIQLAGRILRHRQDERYVPKTPNIYLLSHNIRALRGEDIAYCKPGFESQDDSLDTHDLHQLLQEKEYRHLSAAPRIVQPASFTKPLSLVALEHAVLGKTLLGLKNKKLDDLKRPPAAFWWRAHPHWNGELQRRTPFRQSAKDEAYTLWIADDDEEPVFMVQDDGPSGWKPNDIARPVTLNMAEGVSAWIEPDYHALYQRLAEEKQWELSWVSARFGEIRLREEKDWYWHPLLGVFGALS; this is encoded by the coding sequence ATGAATATTCTGCTGATTTCAGAATGCAATAAGCGTGCGCTGGTCGAAACCCGTCGAATACTGGATCAGTTTGCCGAGCGCAAGGGCGAACGCAGTTGGCAAACCGCTATCACGCTGGAAGGGCTGAACACACTACGCAAGCTGTTGCGCAAAACGGCACGTCGCAATACGGCTGTCGCCTGTCACTGGATTCGTAGTACAAACCATACCGAGCTGCTGTGGGTCGTCGGCAATCTGCGGCGTTTTAATGCTCAGGGGAGCGTACCGACCAATACCACCAGCCGGGATGTCCTGCGCACGAAAGATGAAAACCCGTGGCACAGCGCTGAGGTATTTAGCCTGCTGGCCGCTATTGCTGGGTTATTTCACGATGTTGGCAAAGCCAATGCGTTGTTTCAGGCGGGACTGAGCGGCACAGGCCCGCACAGCCAACCCTATCGACATGAATGGGTATCGCTGCGACTATTTCAGGCTTTTGTCGGTGAGCAGGACGATAAAGCCTGGCTAACCATGCTCAGCACCATTACCCCAGAAGCGGAGGTCGCGCTGTTGGCAACGCTGCAACACGATAAGCCGACGTTCAGCGATAGCCCATTTCGTACCTTGCCGCCACTGGCACAAACCGTTGCCTGGCTGATTGTGTCTCACCATCGGCTGCCAGTGTTTAATAAAGCTGTTGAGCTTGCACCAAATAGTAGTGAACCGCAGTTAAGTTTCGCTGAGACATGGTTAACCGACCATACCTCCGCTCAGTGGAATGCCATCAATCACTACAAAACTCACTGGACATCGTCCGAGCGAGAGCAAAACTGGCAGTTCCCTAACGGGACACCACTGCGCAGCGCGGTCTGGAGAGAGAAGGCTCGAAAATTTGCAGGCCGTGCGCTGAAGCTGCCTGCATTCATGTATTTCAGCCAGTTAGACCAGCGGTTGACCGTGCATCTGGCACGCCTTGCGCTCATGCTGGCAGATCACCACTACTCGGCAGGCGCGGCGACGCTTGGCTGGCAGGACATCACTTATCCGGTGTGGGCTAACACCGATCGCAAGACAAGGGAATACAAACAGAGGCTGGACGAACACTGCGTCGGTGTTGGACAAAATGCCCTACTACTGGGGAGAAGTCTGCCGCACCTGCGTGACACGCTCCCCGCCATCACCCGCCACAAAGGGTTCCGTCAACGCAGCACGCATCCACGCTTTCGCTGGCAAGATCGTGCGTTTGACCTTGCTGGCTCCATTCGTGAAACCACGAAACAGCACGGCTTCTTCGGCATCAACATGGCATCGACAGGCAGAGGGAAAACCTTTGCTAACGCACGAATTATGTATGGTCTGTCGGATGAAGCCATCGGCTGCCGCTTCTCCGTCGCGCTGGGGTTACGTACGCTAACGTTACAAACGGGCGATGCGCTACGGCAACGTTTGAAGTTGGACGAAGACGACTTAGCGGTGCTGATTGGTTCACAGGCGGTGCAAGATCTCCATGAAATGCGGAAGGAGAATCAACAACGCCAGCAGAATACGCCACAGACCGGCAGTGAATCCGCCGATCCGCTGTTCTCTGAACATCAATATGTTCGCTACGATGGCTCTCTGGATGATGGTCGGCTAAAAGCCTGGCTGGAACGCAGTCCAACTCTGCATCAATTACTGAGTGCGCCCGTGCTGATCACCACCATCGATCACCTAATGCCAGCAACGGAAGGGCTACGCGGCGGTCACCAGATTGCCCCAATGCTACGATTATTAACCTCCGACCTGGTACTCGATGAACCGGATGATTTTGGTCTGGAGGATCTTCCTGCCCTTTGTCGACTGGTTAACTGGGCGGGAATGTTGGGCTCACGCGTGCTGTTGTCGTCAGCCACACTGCCGCCTGCGTTAATTCGTGCGCTGTTCGATGCTTATCTTGATGGCCGCGCTGCCTGGCAACAGGCTTACGGTACACCAAATGCGCCACTGAATGTGTGCTGCGGCTGGTTTGATGAATTTGACTGTCAGCATGCGCAATATGGCGACGTGAAAGACTTCATGATCAAGCACGATGCGTTCGTTCATCAGCGGCTGAAAAATCTGACGAAAGATGAACTCCCGCTACGCTTCGCCACTATCGTACCGGTCAGCAGCCCCAGCAAAAATGCAGACGATGTTCATCTGGCCGTCGCACAGGCGATCCATCCACGGATATTGGATTTACATTCGCAGCATCACCAACAGCATGAAAGTGGGAAGACCGTCTCGCTGGGGCTGGTCAGAATGGCAAACATCGATCCGCTGGTTGCCGCCACTCGACAGTTACTTTCCATCCCTTCACCGCCGGATACCTGTATTCATTACTGCGTTTATCACAGCCAACATCCGTTGGCGATGCGCTCCTATATTGAACAGCGGCTTGATGCCGCGCTGATGCGCAACGATGCCGATGCTCTGTGGCAGGTAGAGGAGATTCGTCAGGCGATAGAAAAAGCGCCACAACAGCATCACGTCTTTGTTGTTCTGGCAACCTCTGTCGCTGAAGTGGGTCGCGATCATGATTACGACTGGGCGATTGTTGAACCTAGCTCGATGCGTTCGCTGATCCAACTTGCCGGGCGCATATTGCGTCACCGGCAGGATGAACGATATGTACCTAAAACGCCGAATATCTATCTGCTCAGTCACAATATTCGAGCGCTTAGGGGAGAGGACATTGCGTACTGTAAACCTGGCTTTGAGTCGCAGGATGACAGCCTGGATACACACGATCTCCATCAGCTATTACAGGAAAAAGAGTACCGCCACCTTAGCGCCGCACCGCGTATCGTGCAGCCAGCATCATTTACCAAACCGCTTTCACTGGTAGCGCTAGAGCATGCCGTGTTGGGAAAAACGCTGCTTGGCCTCAAAAATAAAAAACTCGATGACCTGAAACGCCCTCCCGCAGCCTTTTGGTGGCGCGCACACCCGCATTGGAATGGTGAACTGCAACGGCGAACACCTTTTCGTCAATCGGCGAAAGATGAAGCGTACACCCTGTGGATCGCCGATGACGATGAAGAACCCGTTTTCATGGTGCAGGACGATGGCCCCAGCGGCTGGAAGCCAAACGATATTGCTCGTCCCGTTACGCTGAACATGGCAGAAGGCGTCAGTGCCTGGATTGAGCCGGATTACCACGCCTTGTACCAACGGCTGGCAGAAGAAAAGCAGTGGGAACTGAGCTGGGTGAGCGCCCGCTTCGGCGAAATTCGCCTGCGTGAAGAAAAAGACTGGTACTGGCACCCGCTGTTGGGAGTGTTTGGCGCACTCAGTTGA
- the csy1 gene encoding type I-F CRISPR-associated protein Csy1 produces the protein MRGEKLKTFILSYISTRKQAKLDAFDKDAEKKRAALSGEALAVTELELAQVRREIEQKHEVQNWLTDAASRAGQISLVTHALKFTHSDARGSSIFSADTVADAKTLSTATLAQPAIDAVGNAAALDVAKLLQTEYDGDSLVAALQRGDHSALEALAESPEQLAQWLAGFQQVFTDRQPSSHKLAKQIYFPLANGEYHLLSPLYSSSLAQALHQRINAVRFGDEAKAIRQAQKASQWHDQLSISYPNLAVQNMGGTKPQNISALNSSRSGRSYLLSSAPPQWNSIEKPPQQHESIFRPRGEVDYYTRATLAQMQRFLLSVKEVENNRDIRQQRLRYLDQLIDQLFFYVASVQNLPAGWSAESELKRTQQLWLDPYRAETDTVFRREREAGDWQQAVAYDFGRWLNRRLKHENLIFGEVERREWSTAALFKRRMREMEGTLKEELA, from the coding sequence ATGCGTGGTGAGAAATTGAAAACGTTCATACTCTCCTACATTAGCACGCGAAAGCAGGCCAAGCTGGATGCTTTCGATAAAGACGCGGAGAAGAAACGCGCAGCACTCAGCGGTGAAGCGCTGGCTGTGACAGAGCTAGAACTGGCGCAAGTGCGTCGGGAGATAGAGCAAAAGCACGAAGTACAAAACTGGTTAACCGATGCTGCCAGCCGCGCTGGACAAATCAGCCTGGTCACCCACGCGCTGAAGTTCACCCACAGCGATGCCAGAGGTAGCAGTATCTTTAGCGCTGACACTGTAGCTGATGCCAAAACGCTTTCCACTGCAACGCTGGCACAACCCGCCATTGATGCCGTCGGCAACGCAGCCGCATTAGATGTCGCCAAGCTGCTACAGACCGAATACGACGGGGATTCGCTGGTCGCCGCCTTACAGCGTGGCGACCACAGCGCATTGGAAGCACTGGCAGAAAGTCCGGAACAGCTCGCACAGTGGTTGGCAGGGTTTCAGCAGGTGTTCACCGATCGCCAACCCAGCTCACATAAGCTGGCCAAACAGATCTATTTCCCGCTAGCAAATGGTGAATACCATCTGCTCAGCCCACTTTACTCCTCTTCACTGGCACAGGCTCTCCATCAGCGGATCAATGCCGTGCGTTTTGGCGACGAGGCAAAAGCAATTCGTCAGGCGCAAAAAGCAAGCCAGTGGCACGACCAACTCTCTATCAGTTACCCCAATCTGGCAGTACAGAATATGGGTGGCACCAAGCCACAAAATATTTCTGCGCTAAACAGCAGCCGCAGCGGCCGTTCTTATTTGCTCAGCAGTGCACCACCGCAGTGGAATAGTATTGAAAAACCTCCGCAGCAGCATGAATCCATTTTCCGGCCACGCGGCGAGGTGGACTATTACACCCGCGCGACGTTAGCGCAGATGCAGCGCTTTTTACTCAGCGTCAAAGAGGTGGAAAACAATCGCGACATTCGTCAACAGCGCCTGCGTTACCTCGACCAGTTAATCGATCAGCTCTTCTTCTATGTCGCTAGCGTGCAGAACCTGCCCGCTGGTTGGAGCGCAGAGTCTGAACTGAAACGCACCCAGCAGTTGTGGCTCGATCCTTATCGCGCAGAAACGGATACCGTTTTCCGCCGTGAACGCGAAGCGGGAGATTGGCAACAGGCGGTGGCCTACGATTTTGGCCGCTGGCTGAACCGTCGCCTCAAGCATGAAAACTTGATTTTCGGCGAGGTAGAACGTCGGGAATGGTCTACCGCAGCCCTGTTCAAACGTCGTATGCGCGAAATGGAAGGCACACTGAAAGAGGAGCTGGCATGA
- the csy2 gene encoding type I-F CRISPR-associated protein Csy2 has product MSTLIILRRIQVENANAIAGLTYGFPAITHFLGFTHALSRKLQASHGLTLDGCGVVSHQHQLHAYGSSWERSFALTRNPLTKEAKTAAFNEEGRMHMTVSLLIRCDGQIPADTTALCEHLKQQAQCQRLAGGTVIDIERVTIQSLPVDEVENRGVMRRLLPGFVLRDRTSLLHRHFQALQQDNPQAEMIDAWLDFAALKMQAERDPSDNAVQWKYLPKPGDGGFLTPLMIGYRAISPLYAPGEVDKTRDPHTSFCFAEAAYGIGEWQGAHRINDIRQILWEYDHQNGDYHCRQLADTDSAAEDTSYEFDY; this is encoded by the coding sequence ATGAGCACGTTGATTATCCTGCGTCGTATCCAGGTCGAAAACGCCAACGCCATTGCTGGACTGACCTACGGCTTTCCTGCCATTACGCACTTTCTCGGGTTTACCCATGCGCTATCGCGCAAGCTACAGGCTAGCCACGGGCTAACGCTGGACGGCTGCGGCGTGGTGAGCCATCAGCATCAGCTACACGCCTATGGTTCCAGTTGGGAACGGAGTTTTGCCCTGACCCGTAACCCGCTCACCAAAGAAGCCAAAACTGCCGCTTTTAATGAAGAAGGCCGCATGCATATGACCGTCTCGTTGTTAATACGCTGCGACGGACAGATCCCGGCGGATACCACGGCCCTATGTGAACATTTGAAACAGCAGGCGCAATGCCAACGTCTGGCAGGAGGAACCGTTATTGATATCGAGCGGGTCACCATCCAGTCGTTACCGGTGGACGAAGTGGAAAACCGTGGAGTCATGCGCCGCCTATTACCGGGCTTTGTGCTAAGAGACCGCACCTCACTACTGCATCGCCATTTTCAGGCTCTACAGCAGGACAACCCGCAAGCAGAAATGATCGATGCCTGGCTGGATTTCGCCGCGCTGAAGATGCAGGCAGAACGCGATCCTAGCGATAACGCCGTACAGTGGAAATACCTTCCCAAGCCCGGCGACGGCGGTTTTCTGACGCCGTTGATGATTGGCTACCGTGCCATTTCACCACTTTATGCACCCGGTGAGGTTGATAAAACCCGCGATCCGCACACATCGTTCTGTTTTGCCGAAGCCGCCTACGGCATCGGGGAATGGCAAGGCGCGCACCGCATCAATGATATCCGCCAGATACTCTGGGAATATGACCACCAGAACGGCGATTATCACTGCCGCCAGTTAGCGGATACCGACTCAGCAGCAGAAGACACTTCCTACGAATTCGATTACTAA
- the csy3 gene encoding type I-F CRISPR-associated protein Csy3: MAKATTALKTASVLAFERKLANSDALMYAGNWTQQDNWTAIAIQEKSVRGTISNRLKNALTSDTTKLDAEIQKANLQKVDVAALPFDADTLKVVFTLRVLGNLAQPSVCNDQDYQTALGNIITGYAQDQGFGTLAARYAENIANGRFLWRNRVGAEAIRVVVTRKGEKSWEFNGEDYSLRQFSQPTGDLAALAQAIEEGLAGDASALFTVEAYVQLGNGQEVFPSQELVLDEKARNGKSKILYQVNDVAAIHSQKIGNALRTIDDWYPAADEAGPIAVEPYGSVTSRGKAYRQPKEKMDFYTLLDNWVIKGDVPVPEQQHYVIATLIRGGVFGEKGE; the protein is encoded by the coding sequence ATGGCAAAAGCAACAACAGCGTTAAAGACCGCATCAGTACTGGCTTTTGAACGTAAATTGGCTAACTCGGATGCATTGATGTACGCAGGAAACTGGACGCAGCAGGACAACTGGACGGCTATTGCCATTCAGGAGAAATCGGTTCGTGGGACGATCTCTAACCGCCTGAAAAATGCCCTCACCAGCGACACGACCAAACTGGATGCGGAAATTCAAAAAGCCAACCTGCAAAAAGTGGACGTCGCCGCTCTTCCTTTCGATGCCGATACCCTAAAAGTCGTGTTCACCCTGCGGGTGCTCGGTAATCTGGCGCAGCCATCGGTATGTAACGATCAGGATTATCAAACCGCGCTGGGTAACATCATCACCGGATATGCTCAGGATCAGGGTTTTGGCACACTGGCGGCACGCTATGCGGAGAATATCGCGAACGGTCGTTTTCTGTGGCGCAACCGCGTTGGGGCGGAAGCGATCCGCGTCGTCGTCACCAGGAAAGGTGAAAAAAGTTGGGAGTTCAACGGTGAAGACTATTCGCTGCGCCAGTTCAGCCAGCCAACGGGTGACCTTGCAGCATTAGCACAGGCGATTGAGGAGGGGCTGGCGGGTGACGCCTCGGCGCTTTTTACCGTGGAAGCCTACGTGCAGTTAGGCAACGGGCAGGAAGTCTTCCCATCTCAGGAACTGGTGCTCGACGAAAAAGCGCGTAACGGCAAGAGCAAGATCCTCTATCAGGTAAACGATGTCGCGGCCATCCACTCGCAGAAAATCGGTAACGCATTGCGCACCATCGACGACTGGTATCCGGCGGCTGATGAAGCGGGTCCGATTGCCGTCGAACCTTACGGCTCGGTAACCAGTCGCGGTAAAGCCTATCGCCAGCCTAAAGAGAAAATGGATTTCTACACGCTGCTGGATAACTGGGTAATTAAAGGCGACGTCCCCGTGCCAGAACAGCAGCACTACGTCATCGCTACGCTGATTCGTGGCGGTGTGTTTGGTGAAAAAGGCGAATAA
- the cas6f gene encoding type I-F CRISPR-associated endoribonuclease Cas6/Csy4 yields MDHYIDIRVQPDPEFTAPQLLNALFAKLHRALGQLADGKIGISFPEVGKTLGECLRLHGTADALSTLEKTSWLKGLRDYTQVSECKAVPNNVKFRTVRRVQLKTSAERLRRRSVNKGWLTEAEAAARIPDAVEKRSTLPFVQIKSLSNGQMFFVFVEHGPLQNAPATGRFSSYGLSAEATVPWF; encoded by the coding sequence ATGGATCACTACATTGATATCCGCGTCCAACCCGATCCCGAGTTCACTGCGCCGCAGCTTTTGAACGCGCTGTTTGCCAAACTGCACCGGGCGCTGGGGCAACTGGCGGATGGCAAGATTGGGATTAGCTTTCCCGAAGTGGGTAAAACGCTGGGGGAATGCTTGCGGCTACACGGTACGGCAGACGCGCTCTCTACGTTAGAAAAAACGTCCTGGCTAAAAGGATTGCGGGATTACACACAGGTTTCTGAGTGTAAAGCCGTACCTAACAACGTGAAATTTCGCACTGTACGCCGCGTTCAGCTCAAGACCAGCGCCGAACGGCTGCGTCGACGCTCGGTGAACAAAGGCTGGTTAACGGAAGCAGAAGCCGCAGCACGAATTCCCGATGCGGTGGAAAAACGTAGCACACTGCCGTTTGTGCAAATCAAGAGCTTGTCCAACGGGCAGATGTTTTTTGTGTTTGTGGAACATGGCCCACTACAGAACGCCCCTGCCACAGGCCGTTTCTCTTCCTATGGTTTAAGCGCGGAAGCCACCGTTCCGTGGTTCTAA
- a CDS encoding DUF1240 domain-containing protein yields MVKVNRPLVGAFAIFIFLLTCFTGWFSFNSYLDFLQLTDVIVFSWKVGLMVFCSPLLFYFSYLFLYSVVNNEVARINNKLGGGLVIIMIIGGVISLFSSLYISYSLNELGYEVCPKTSWMSPNKYVKNIDLCKE; encoded by the coding sequence GTGGTTAAGGTTAACAGGCCATTAGTGGGCGCATTTGCAATTTTTATTTTTCTATTGACATGTTTTACTGGTTGGTTTTCTTTTAATTCATATTTGGATTTTTTACAGTTAACTGATGTAATTGTTTTTTCATGGAAAGTTGGGTTGATGGTTTTTTGTTCACCATTGCTATTCTATTTTTCATATTTATTCCTTTATTCTGTAGTGAATAATGAAGTGGCTAGAATTAATAATAAACTTGGAGGGGGGTTGGTTATAATAATGATTATTGGGGGCGTAATTAGCTTGTTTTCATCTCTGTATATATCTTATAGCCTAAATGAGTTGGGCTATGAAGTCTGCCCTAAGACATCCTGGATGTCTCCAAATAAATATGTAAAAAACATTGATCTTTGTAAAGAATAA
- a CDS encoding DUF1240 domain-containing protein, whose translation MVKVNRPLIGSFALFLFLASCWGCWFSLSGYLAFFESNDVIIFSWKVGVLIFAAPLLFYFSYLAFYSVIKNEPAKMNNKLANILAMIAIFGAVVSLFLSIYVSYDLNIQSYKMCPKISWMDPNKYVKDIVFCDKW comes from the coding sequence GTGGTTAAAGTAAATAGGCCATTAATTGGTTCGTTTGCATTATTTCTTTTTCTTGCTTCTTGTTGGGGATGTTGGTTCTCTTTAAGCGGATACTTAGCTTTCTTTGAATCAAATGATGTAATTATCTTCTCATGGAAAGTTGGTGTCCTGATATTCGCTGCACCACTATTGTTCTATTTTTCATATCTGGCTTTTTATTCTGTAATAAAAAACGAACCTGCAAAGATGAATAATAAATTAGCAAATATATTAGCAATGATAGCTATCTTTGGCGCGGTGGTTAGTTTGTTTTTATCAATATATGTATCATATGATCTTAACATTCAAAGTTATAAAATGTGTCCAAAAATATCCTGGATGGATCCCAATAAGTATGTGAAAGATATTGTTTTCTGTGATAAATGGTAA
- a CDS encoding DUF1240 domain-containing protein, with amino-acid sequence MFKINRPLFFSFSVLVFIITCWGIWFSFNGYWGLFRLSDIIIFSWKVGILIFGSPMLFYFSYLGFYMAIKNKPIGMYGTLTNVCGYLFFIGVVISFIASMYISFNFRSYGYELCPKNSWMDPNKYVKSIVLCDEW; translated from the coding sequence GTGTTTAAAATAAATCGGCCGCTATTTTTCTCATTCTCAGTGCTGGTTTTTATAATTACATGCTGGGGAATCTGGTTTTCTTTTAATGGTTATTGGGGTTTGTTTAGACTAAGCGATATAATTATCTTTTCATGGAAGGTCGGGATACTTATTTTTGGTTCGCCAATGTTGTTTTATTTTTCTTATTTAGGGTTTTACATGGCAATAAAAAACAAACCGATAGGAATGTATGGAACATTAACAAATGTATGTGGTTATTTGTTTTTTATTGGTGTGGTGATTAGTTTTATTGCATCTATGTATATTTCTTTTAATTTTAGAAGTTATGGGTATGAATTATGTCCTAAGAACTCTTGGATGGATCCCAATAAGTATGTGAAAAGCATTGTTCTCTGTGATGAATGGTAA
- a CDS encoding DUF1240 domain-containing protein, translating into MVKINRPLFFSFSLFAFILSCWGGWFSLSGYIDFFNLSDVVLFSWKLGGMIFLVPIVLQFSHFSLFSAIKNKPIKMNNKISNVLVIFAILGAVISFFSSLYISYSLNELGYEVCPKTSWMSPNKYVKNIVLCKE; encoded by the coding sequence GTGGTTAAAATAAATAGGCCATTATTTTTCTCATTTTCATTGTTTGCTTTTATCCTTTCATGTTGGGGTGGATGGTTTTCTTTAAGCGGATATATTGATTTTTTTAATCTAAGCGATGTTGTTTTATTTTCATGGAAACTGGGGGGGATGATTTTTTTAGTGCCTATAGTATTGCAATTCTCTCATTTTTCCCTTTTCTCTGCGATAAAAAACAAGCCTATTAAAATGAATAATAAAATTTCAAATGTATTGGTTATATTTGCTATTCTGGGGGCTGTGATTAGTTTTTTTTCATCTCTTTATATCTCTTATAGCCTAAATGAGCTAGGGTATGAAGTCTGTCCTAAGACGTCCTGGATGTCTCCGAATAAATATGTAAAAAATATTGTTCTTTGTAAAGAATAA
- a CDS encoding DUF1240 domain-containing protein, protein MVKVNRPLVGAFAIFIFLLTCFTGWFSFNSYLDFLQLNDTIVFSWKVGLMVFGSPLLFYFSYLFFYSAINNEVAKINNKLGGGLFIIMIVGAIISLFSSFYISYNFRSYGYELCPKNSWMAPNKYVKKITLCDEW, encoded by the coding sequence GTGGTTAAGGTTAACAGGCCATTAGTGGGCGCATTTGCAATTTTTATTTTTCTATTGACATGTTTTACTGGTTGGTTTTCTTTTAATTCATATTTGGATTTTTTACAGTTAAATGACACGATAGTCTTTTCATGGAAAGTTGGGTTAATGGTATTTGGTTCTCCTTTGCTATTCTATTTTTCATATTTATTTTTTTATTCTGCAATAAATAATGAAGTGGCGAAAATAAATAATAAACTTGGAGGGGGGTTATTTATAATAATGATAGTTGGTGCTATCATTAGTTTGTTCTCATCTTTCTACATATCTTATAATTTTAGAAGTTATGGGTATGAATTATGTCCTAAGAACTCTTGGATGGCTCCCAATAAATATGTGAAAAAAATTACTCTCTGTGATGAATGGTAA
- a CDS encoding DUF1240 domain-containing protein, with the protein MVKVNRPFIGAFSVFILCLSCWGTWFSLSEYLSFFKSNDVIVFSWRVGVAIFGVPLSFYFSYACFFSAIKNEHVKINNKLGEWLVKFLIFGAVVSLFSSSYISYSLSHQGYKTCPKISWMDPNKYVKDITLCDK; encoded by the coding sequence GTGGTTAAAGTAAATAGACCATTTATTGGAGCGTTTTCTGTTTTTATTTTATGCCTTTCCTGCTGGGGAACTTGGTTTTCTTTAAGTGAGTATTTATCATTTTTTAAATCAAATGATGTGATTGTTTTTTCATGGAGAGTTGGGGTTGCTATCTTTGGAGTACCGTTGTCATTCTATTTTTCATATGCTTGTTTTTTTTCTGCGATAAAAAATGAGCATGTGAAGATCAATAATAAATTAGGCGAGTGGTTGGTTAAGTTTCTTATCTTCGGTGCTGTGGTTAGTTTGTTTTCATCATCGTATATATCATACAGCCTTAGTCATCAGGGGTATAAAACCTGCCCTAAAATATCCTGGATGGATCCCAATAAATATGTGAAAGATATCACTCTTTGCGATAAATGA
- a CDS encoding Hcp family type VI secretion system effector, with product MANLIYASINGQKQGLISSGCSTLDSIGNRYQTGHEDQIQVLGLNHSISRDQNVAHHPINFVKPIDKSSPLLGMAISYNEKVDVTFYFYRVNSAGQLELYYEVTLTDANIVDVTCVYPHVIDNNEIMPYEKVQLKYKTIAWNHKIAGTSGYSIWEEMSL from the coding sequence ATGGCTAATTTGATTTATGCCAGCATTAATGGTCAAAAACAGGGTTTAATATCATCCGGTTGCTCAACGCTTGACTCAATTGGCAATCGCTACCAAACTGGTCATGAAGATCAAATACAAGTATTAGGCTTAAACCACAGTATCAGCCGCGATCAAAATGTTGCCCATCACCCAATTAATTTTGTTAAGCCAATCGACAAATCGTCCCCATTATTAGGGATGGCAATCTCTTATAATGAAAAGGTGGATGTCACATTCTATTTTTACCGCGTCAATTCCGCAGGGCAATTAGAACTTTATTATGAAGTTACATTAACGGATGCGAACATTGTCGATGTCACCTGTGTCTATCCGCACGTCATCGATAACAATGAAATCATGCCGTATGAAAAAGTCCAGCTAAAATACAAAACCATCGCATGGAACCATAAGATTGCAGGAACATCGGGTTACAGTATCTGGGAGGAAATGAGCCTCTAG